One part of the Mycolicibacterium aromaticivorans JS19b1 = JCM 16368 genome encodes these proteins:
- a CDS encoding CocE/NonD family hydrolase, with the protein MDSAKYVGRVGGLAVALGVGAALAIGCGTASAAPDSGSTPSHTSSSASARSASSSKPAHRPATGYTARTKAESTRPVTTTDSTPAPAATVAAVSSPIRVSRAAASAAWGTSPGRNPVSPDTPAAWTLLAAARRELGPAAAAQEQSTVATSGIGYAPTVVVDDGVITGTNTGLTTIHGNPVTYVVVRTPADGAKVTLNGATGNFTFLPNFAALTSGSEQFTVLASEVTGFDRALLAIPLLGPLVVQPVLNELHQVPVLNTLLAPLIGTSTLVPVTITPSSLNPTGQPIAYTVTVTSFDGTRISTNYFPASGLTAGQSAPTILNSPGAAEPGNTDPSQLIAADSATMQDLRDAGYNVVTWDPRGEFASTGVLQLDNPQFEGRDVSAILDYIATLPTTQLDGPGDPRVGMVGGSYGGGIQFNAAAIDSRIDALAPEIAWNNIPQVLAPFAGAVRTTYGLLLALNFALTGTRANPLLYIGTVTAPIFNILLDPVLNFLTSNGPAVLTGRVTVPTLLIKGTVDTIFPLQQAVLNAQMLAANGVAVKMLWFCGGHGTCLTNPGDDVNWVGDETLAWMNKYLKGDDIDTGPAFEWVDQNGNYFSSSQLPSNPAFYGTPLTTTGSGGLLPMIPLIGGSGPSVAPSPFNYTDGAPAKIAVNVAIKNPVQTTEVVGAPTLTMTYSGLATGTGGNAVYAQIVDKDTGLVVGNQVTPVPVTLDGQQHTVEVPLSYLAYTMNPDSNLELQIVGSATAWLNLTQYGVINITDVKLELPTAANADQEQPVAVA; encoded by the coding sequence ATGGATTCAGCGAAATACGTCGGCAGAGTCGGCGGCCTGGCCGTAGCGCTGGGTGTCGGGGCGGCACTCGCCATAGGGTGTGGGACGGCCTCGGCGGCACCAGACTCCGGCTCCACGCCATCGCACACCTCGTCCAGCGCTTCCGCAAGGTCCGCATCGTCTTCGAAACCGGCGCACCGTCCGGCCACCGGCTACACCGCGCGAACCAAAGCCGAGTCGACCCGGCCCGTCACCACCACAGACTCAACTCCGGCACCCGCGGCCACGGTTGCGGCCGTCTCGTCGCCCATCCGGGTTTCGCGCGCCGCGGCCTCAGCGGCGTGGGGCACATCGCCGGGGCGAAATCCGGTCAGCCCTGACACTCCGGCGGCGTGGACGCTGCTGGCGGCAGCCCGTCGGGAACTCGGTCCCGCCGCCGCCGCGCAGGAGCAGTCCACGGTGGCCACATCCGGCATCGGCTATGCGCCGACGGTGGTGGTCGACGACGGTGTCATCACCGGCACCAACACCGGACTCACGACAATTCACGGCAACCCGGTGACCTACGTCGTTGTGCGCACGCCGGCGGACGGCGCAAAAGTGACCCTGAACGGTGCAACCGGGAACTTCACGTTCCTGCCCAATTTCGCCGCACTCACCTCCGGGTCCGAGCAGTTCACCGTACTTGCATCGGAGGTGACCGGATTCGACCGAGCGTTGTTGGCTATACCCCTGCTCGGGCCCTTGGTGGTGCAGCCGGTCCTGAACGAGTTGCATCAGGTGCCCGTCCTGAACACGTTGTTGGCGCCCCTGATTGGCACCTCTACGCTGGTTCCCGTCACGATTACGCCCAGTTCACTTAACCCGACCGGGCAGCCGATTGCCTACACCGTGACTGTGACGTCGTTCGATGGCACCCGGATCAGTACCAACTATTTTCCGGCCAGCGGGCTGACCGCCGGTCAGTCCGCCCCGACCATCCTCAACAGCCCGGGAGCAGCAGAACCGGGCAACACCGATCCGAGTCAGCTGATCGCGGCCGACTCGGCGACCATGCAGGATCTCCGCGATGCCGGTTACAACGTTGTGACGTGGGACCCCCGCGGTGAATTCGCCTCGACGGGTGTACTGCAGCTCGACAACCCACAGTTCGAGGGCCGTGACGTATCGGCGATTCTCGACTACATCGCCACGCTGCCGACAACGCAGCTCGATGGCCCTGGTGACCCGCGGGTGGGTATGGTCGGCGGATCATACGGCGGTGGCATTCAATTCAATGCCGCTGCGATCGATAGCCGTATCGATGCGCTGGCCCCCGAAATCGCGTGGAACAACATTCCTCAGGTGCTGGCACCGTTCGCCGGAGCGGTCCGAACCACCTATGGACTCCTGCTCGCGCTGAACTTCGCTCTCACCGGTACCCGCGCCAATCCGTTGCTCTATATCGGTACGGTCACCGCCCCGATATTCAACATCCTGCTTGATCCTGTGCTGAACTTCCTGACCAGCAACGGCCCCGCTGTGTTGACCGGACGGGTCACCGTGCCGACCCTGCTGATCAAGGGCACCGTCGACACGATCTTCCCGCTGCAACAGGCCGTGCTCAACGCGCAGATGTTGGCCGCCAACGGCGTCGCGGTGAAGATGTTGTGGTTCTGCGGTGGCCATGGCACGTGTCTGACCAATCCGGGTGACGATGTCAACTGGGTGGGAGATGAAACCCTGGCGTGGATGAACAAGTACCTCAAGGGCGACGATATCGACACCGGACCGGCCTTCGAATGGGTCGACCAGAACGGCAACTACTTCTCCTCGTCGCAACTCCCCTCGAACCCCGCCTTCTACGGCACGCCATTGACGACGACGGGCAGCGGTGGTCTGCTGCCGATGATCCCACTGATCGGCGGTTCAGGCCCGAGCGTGGCTCCCTCGCCGTTCAACTACACCGACGGCGCTCCGGCCAAGATTGCTGTCAACGTCGCGATCAAGAACCCCGTGCAGACCACTGAGGTGGTCGGCGCCCCGACGCTCACCATGACGTACTCCGGCCTGGCCACGGGTACGGGCGGCAATGCGGTCTATGCCCAGATCGTCGACAAAGACACTGGCCTGGTGGTCGGAAACCAAGTCACTCCCGTGCCTGTGACTCTTGACGGGCAGCAACACACGGTCGAGGTGCCGCTGTCCTACCTGGCCTACACGATGAACCCGGATTCCAATCTCGAACTGCAAATCGTCGGATCGGCAACCGCATGGCTCAACCTCACCCAGTACGGCGTCATCAACATCACCGACGTGAAATTGGAACTGCCGACCGCTGCGAACGCTGATCAGGAGCAGCCGGTGGCGGTCGCCTAA
- a CDS encoding AMP-dependent synthetase/ligase, which produces MPVRTADTVRNARSLCALFQETVVTHHDRVALRSADGATTLTWAQYGNRVRDVAAGLSALGVGRGDTVALMLTNRPEFNVVDAAAYHLGAVPFSVYNTSSAEQINYLFTNAENLVVICEHQYLPVLEAARIGTKVQHVICVDAGPPGTIALSELAHSGEPGFDFDATWQAVGRDDLLTIVYTSGTTGAPKGVEITHANLLANLTPLYDLATIDEHDRVVSYLPDAHIVNRYVGHYGPAVSGAAVTTVADRTLLLPTLMEVKPTVFVAVPLFWYKIQAALQEVLRAQGGVTGRMARWAIASGARLWRKRASGDALNIADRVQASAAEYLVLRRIRSRVGLGEVRIALSGAAPIASETLEFVLGLGLPVCEAWGMSELTAVATVNPPDAIRIGTVGKPVPGVDIRVAADGELFVRGPSVMRGYRNEPEKTAAVVDADGWLATGDVGTVDRDGYVTIIDRKKELIINSGGKNMSPANIENHLKVACPLIGSAVAVGDARPFVVALIALDADEAAKRAQQLGVEPVPEVLSAHPAVAAEIEAGIAAANAKLSRVEQVKTFHVVPAFWEPGGDELTPTAKLKRTPIAHKYAAEIDRLYANSRKPSSREISK; this is translated from the coding sequence ATGCCCGTGCGAACCGCTGACACTGTCCGAAATGCGCGCAGTTTGTGCGCGTTGTTCCAGGAGACGGTGGTGACGCACCACGACCGCGTCGCGCTGCGCAGCGCCGACGGTGCTACCACCCTCACCTGGGCGCAATACGGCAACCGCGTCCGTGATGTCGCCGCAGGGCTGTCGGCACTCGGTGTTGGGCGCGGTGACACGGTGGCGTTGATGCTGACCAACCGGCCGGAGTTCAACGTGGTCGACGCGGCGGCCTATCACCTTGGGGCGGTCCCGTTCTCGGTATACAACACCAGTTCGGCCGAGCAGATCAATTATCTGTTCACCAATGCCGAGAACCTCGTAGTGATCTGTGAACACCAGTATCTGCCGGTTCTCGAAGCGGCCCGGATCGGAACCAAGGTCCAGCACGTGATCTGCGTCGACGCCGGCCCGCCAGGCACGATCGCCCTGTCGGAGTTGGCGCATTCGGGTGAACCGGGATTCGATTTCGACGCGACATGGCAGGCCGTCGGTCGCGACGACCTGCTGACGATCGTGTACACCTCGGGCACCACGGGTGCACCCAAGGGGGTCGAGATCACGCATGCGAACCTGCTGGCCAACCTCACACCCCTCTACGACCTCGCCACCATCGATGAACACGACCGGGTTGTGTCGTACCTACCGGACGCACATATCGTCAACCGATACGTGGGGCACTACGGCCCCGCCGTCAGCGGTGCGGCCGTGACGACGGTCGCCGACCGGACACTGCTGCTGCCGACGCTGATGGAGGTCAAGCCAACGGTTTTCGTGGCAGTCCCGCTGTTCTGGTACAAAATCCAGGCCGCGCTGCAAGAAGTCCTGCGCGCCCAGGGTGGAGTGACCGGACGGATGGCGCGGTGGGCGATCGCCTCCGGCGCGCGGCTCTGGCGCAAGCGGGCCAGCGGTGACGCGCTGAACATTGCCGACCGCGTACAGGCCTCGGCTGCAGAATATCTGGTGCTCAGAAGAATCCGGAGCAGGGTCGGCTTGGGCGAGGTCCGGATCGCGCTCTCCGGTGCGGCGCCGATCGCAAGCGAGACCTTGGAATTCGTGCTGGGACTGGGGCTGCCGGTTTGCGAGGCCTGGGGTATGTCGGAACTCACTGCGGTGGCGACCGTCAACCCACCCGATGCCATTCGCATCGGCACCGTCGGCAAACCCGTTCCGGGGGTGGATATTCGAGTCGCGGCGGATGGCGAGTTGTTCGTACGTGGCCCCAGTGTGATGCGCGGCTATCGAAACGAACCGGAGAAGACGGCCGCCGTCGTCGATGCCGACGGCTGGTTGGCCACCGGTGACGTGGGCACCGTCGACCGCGACGGCTACGTGACGATCATCGACCGCAAGAAGGAACTGATCATCAACTCCGGCGGCAAGAACATGTCGCCGGCCAACATCGAGAACCATCTCAAAGTGGCGTGTCCGCTGATCGGTTCGGCGGTCGCCGTCGGCGATGCGCGACCGTTCGTGGTGGCGTTGATCGCCCTGGACGCAGACGAGGCGGCCAAGCGCGCCCAGCAGCTCGGCGTCGAGCCGGTCCCGGAGGTTCTGTCCGCACACCCCGCGGTCGCGGCCGAAATCGAAGCGGGGATTGCCGCAGCCAACGCCAAACTTTCCAGAGTTGAGCAGGTCAAAACTTTCCACGTGGTCCCCGCATTCTGGGAGCCCGGCGGCGACGAGCTGACACCTACGGCGAAACTCAAACGCACCCCGATCGCCCACAAGTACGCCGCCGAGATCGATCGACTCTACGCCAACTCTCGAAAGCCTTCTTCCCGCGAAATTTCGAAGTAA
- a CDS encoding acyl-CoA dehydrogenase family protein yields the protein MMEWSEADLMVRDAVRSFIDKEIRPHTDALESGELAPYPIIRKLFAQFGLDALAAEQVQKMLARERARGEGEPQASDRREPGGANVAEQMSMVAVLVAELSGVCLGLVAAAGVSLGLGAATIAARGTLAQKERWLPPLVTMEKVAAWAITEPDAGSDAFGGMQTYVKRDGDDYLLNGQKTFITNGPYADTIVVYAKLDDGTGTDRRNRPVLTFVLDAGMSGLVQGKPFHKMGMHSSPTGELFFDNVRLSPDRLLGEREAHGSGDGRDSARQNFAAERVAIAVMSLGIINECHRLCIEYAKSRRLWGQDIGAFQLIQLKLAKMEVARVNVQNMVFSAIEAARAGKLPSLAEASAMKLYSSEAATEVAMEAVQLFGGNGYMTEYRVEQLARDAKSLMIYAGSNEIQVTHIAKGLLAG from the coding sequence ATGATGGAGTGGTCAGAAGCTGACCTCATGGTCCGAGACGCGGTGCGGAGTTTCATCGACAAGGAGATCCGACCGCACACCGACGCCTTGGAGAGCGGCGAGCTTGCCCCGTACCCGATCATCCGAAAGCTGTTCGCCCAGTTCGGGTTGGACGCGCTGGCTGCAGAACAGGTGCAGAAGATGCTTGCTCGGGAACGGGCCCGCGGCGAAGGCGAGCCGCAGGCCTCGGATCGGCGTGAGCCCGGTGGCGCAAACGTGGCAGAACAGATGTCGATGGTGGCCGTCTTGGTCGCCGAGCTGAGCGGCGTATGCCTCGGGTTGGTCGCGGCGGCGGGGGTGAGCCTCGGTTTAGGGGCGGCCACGATTGCTGCCCGCGGAACGTTGGCCCAGAAAGAACGCTGGTTGCCGCCATTGGTGACGATGGAGAAAGTCGCAGCCTGGGCCATCACCGAACCGGACGCGGGTTCTGATGCTTTCGGCGGTATGCAGACGTATGTCAAACGCGACGGTGACGACTACCTGCTCAACGGCCAGAAGACGTTCATCACCAATGGGCCCTACGCCGATACCATCGTGGTGTACGCAAAGCTTGACGACGGCACCGGCACCGACCGGCGCAACCGTCCGGTGCTGACCTTCGTGCTCGATGCCGGTATGTCCGGATTGGTCCAGGGCAAGCCCTTTCACAAGATGGGCATGCACTCCTCACCGACAGGGGAGCTGTTCTTCGACAACGTCCGGTTGTCCCCGGACCGGCTGCTCGGCGAGCGGGAAGCTCATGGTTCTGGTGATGGACGCGACAGCGCCAGGCAGAATTTCGCCGCCGAGCGCGTAGCCATCGCCGTGATGTCGCTGGGAATCATCAATGAATGTCACCGGCTATGCATCGAATACGCCAAGAGTCGCCGATTGTGGGGGCAGGACATCGGCGCCTTCCAATTGATCCAACTGAAGTTGGCGAAGATGGAGGTCGCCCGCGTCAACGTTCAGAACATGGTGTTCTCTGCGATTGAGGCCGCCCGGGCCGGCAAATTGCCGTCGCTCGCGGAGGCCTCGGCGATGAAGCTTTACTCATCGGAGGCCGCAACTGAGGTGGCTATGGAGGCGGTACAGCTGTTCGGTGGCAACGGGTACATGACCGAGTACCGCGTCGAACAGCTTGCCCGCGATGCCAAGTCACTGATGATCTACGCGGGTAGCAACGAGATCCAAGTGACCCATATCGCCAAAGGGTTGCTCGCCGGATGA
- a CDS encoding SDR family oxidoreductase has translation MGVLDGRVAIITGAGRGIGREHALLFAREGASVVVNDLGGTNSGEGADEGPAHDVVAEITAAGGRAVANTDNVADWDGARALVQQAIDEFGRLDVLINNAGILRDAFIAGMDESQWDSVIAVHLKGHFAMLRHAAAYWKDQSKAGNQPLAAVVNTASGSGVTLANAGQANYGAAKAAIAALTQIAAEELERYGVRVNAIAPIARTRLTLATPGMGTLMGEPEEGEHDLFSPANIAPLVAYLATEKCPITGAVYAVQGGAISRLRGWHDVATIETDGAWEIDDIATRLPEMHR, from the coding sequence ATGGGAGTCTTGGACGGGCGCGTCGCCATCATCACCGGTGCGGGCCGCGGCATCGGCCGTGAGCATGCATTGCTCTTCGCGCGAGAGGGAGCCTCGGTCGTGGTCAACGATCTCGGCGGCACCAACTCCGGCGAGGGCGCTGACGAAGGGCCAGCGCACGACGTCGTCGCCGAGATCACCGCCGCAGGTGGTCGCGCCGTCGCCAACACCGACAACGTCGCGGACTGGGATGGCGCGCGAGCGCTGGTACAGCAGGCGATCGACGAGTTCGGGCGACTGGATGTGCTTATCAACAACGCCGGAATCCTGCGCGATGCCTTCATCGCGGGGATGGATGAGTCGCAGTGGGACTCGGTGATCGCAGTGCACCTGAAGGGCCACTTCGCCATGCTGCGCCACGCGGCCGCGTACTGGAAGGATCAATCCAAAGCGGGCAACCAGCCCCTTGCGGCGGTGGTCAACACCGCGTCGGGTTCCGGTGTGACACTGGCCAATGCCGGCCAGGCCAACTACGGTGCGGCCAAAGCCGCGATTGCTGCTCTGACCCAGATCGCGGCCGAAGAGCTGGAACGTTACGGCGTGCGGGTGAACGCCATCGCACCGATCGCCCGCACCAGGCTGACGCTGGCCACGCCGGGCATGGGGACACTCATGGGCGAGCCGGAAGAGGGCGAGCACGACCTGTTCAGTCCCGCCAACATCGCACCACTGGTCGCCTACCTGGCGACGGAGAAATGCCCCATCACGGGAGCGGTGTACGCGGTCCAGGGCGGGGCGATATCACGGCTTCGCGGCTGGCACGACGTCGCCACCATCGAGACCGATGGCGCCTGGGAGATCGACGACATCGCCACCCGGCTGCCCGAGATGCATCGCTAG
- a CDS encoding MaoC/PaaZ C-terminal domain-containing protein translates to MPGPDSEFDDANVGLWTDPELFEVTAEKISEYARATNDPIEAHLNGDIAPPVFAIVPVFDSMMSPTVDVMPVELVPRVVHGEQDFHFHRPIVPGDKLVSRGKMIGYEGLSNGTRAAVYLECRTEAGELVNEQYVTVFVRNYDAGKKLGELSPNHKFDERLLAEPMLAKAVAHVDADQTFRYSVASGDPMPIHLDDEIARSAGLPGIIAHGLCTMAMTSWGLLAEVAGSDVKRLKRLAVRFAKPVLPRDDLETQIWKSGSSAGVATYAFQTARGEDLVITDGLAEVIDES, encoded by the coding sequence ATGCCAGGTCCCGACTCAGAATTCGACGATGCGAATGTCGGCCTCTGGACCGACCCCGAACTCTTCGAGGTCACTGCCGAGAAGATCTCGGAATACGCTCGAGCCACCAATGACCCCATCGAGGCGCACCTGAACGGTGATATTGCGCCGCCGGTGTTCGCGATCGTGCCGGTCTTCGACTCGATGATGTCGCCCACCGTCGATGTCATGCCGGTAGAACTGGTTCCGCGAGTAGTCCACGGCGAGCAGGACTTCCACTTCCATCGCCCGATTGTGCCCGGGGACAAGCTCGTCTCGCGCGGCAAGATGATCGGATATGAAGGATTGTCCAACGGCACCCGGGCCGCCGTCTACCTCGAGTGCCGCACCGAGGCCGGTGAACTGGTCAACGAGCAGTACGTGACGGTGTTCGTGCGCAACTACGATGCCGGTAAGAAGCTGGGAGAACTGAGCCCGAATCACAAGTTCGACGAACGGCTGCTCGCAGAACCGATGCTGGCCAAGGCTGTCGCACACGTAGACGCGGATCAGACCTTTCGGTACTCGGTCGCCTCGGGCGATCCGATGCCGATCCACCTCGACGACGAAATAGCCCGCAGTGCCGGGCTGCCCGGGATCATCGCGCACGGTCTATGCACGATGGCAATGACATCGTGGGGTCTGCTCGCCGAGGTGGCGGGCTCTGATGTCAAGCGGCTCAAGCGGTTAGCGGTCCGATTCGCCAAGCCGGTACTACCCCGTGACGACCTGGAGACCCAGATCTGGAAGTCCGGATCGTCGGCGGGCGTCGCCACCTACGCATTCCAGACCGCACGCGGTGAGGATCTCGTGATCACTGACGGTCTGGCCGAAGTCATTGACGAGAGCTGA
- a CDS encoding SRPBCC family protein, which yields MGHIEATRHLDASPDAVFSVIGNFSDWDKWFSVHEKWLETPPSAPSAGSKLLAKIVMLGMANKIDWTVTEYQAPRVVALTGTGMAGVQCSFRFEVSPDGDGSTISVNGDFEGALIKGALGKAVEKDGIKQLDLSLDQLQSLATAAI from the coding sequence ATGGGTCACATCGAAGCAACCCGGCACCTCGACGCCAGTCCGGACGCCGTCTTTTCCGTCATCGGCAACTTCAGCGACTGGGACAAATGGTTCAGCGTCCACGAGAAGTGGTTGGAAACGCCGCCATCGGCACCGTCGGCGGGTAGCAAGCTGTTGGCCAAGATCGTGATGCTGGGCATGGCGAACAAGATCGACTGGACAGTCACCGAATATCAGGCACCCCGTGTCGTTGCGCTGACCGGAACGGGAATGGCGGGCGTGCAGTGCAGCTTTCGCTTCGAGGTCAGCCCCGACGGCGATGGCTCCACGATATCGGTCAACGGAGACTTCGAGGGCGCGCTGATCAAAGGTGCGCTGGGCAAGGCCGTGGAGAAGGACGGGATCAAGCAGCTCGATCTGTCGCTGGATCAGTTGCAATCCCTTGCCACGGCGGCTATCTGA
- a CDS encoding lipid-transfer protein, producing the protein MRNRVFVIGVGMTKFEKPGRRDGWDYPDMARESGTKALQDAGISYDLIEQAFVGYVYGESTSGQRAVYELGLTGIPVVNVNNNCSTGSTALYLAAQSIKGGLAQCALALGFEKMQPGSLGSTFDDRAHPMAAHMEAMAEISEVLFPPAPWMFGAAGREHMQQYGSTPEHFAKIGYKNHLHSVNNPYAQFQESYSLEDILSARMIYDPLTKLQCSPTSDGSGAAILASEEFVDKHGLAEQAVEIVGQAMTTDYQNTFDGTCKALIGYHMNVAAAQSVYEQSALGPEDFQVIELHDCFSANELLLYEALGLCAEGEAAKLIDVGDTTYGGRWVVNPSGGLISKGHPLGATGLAQCAELTWQLRGDADKRQVDGVTAVLQHNIGLGGAAVVTAYQRAER; encoded by the coding sequence GTGCGGAATCGGGTGTTCGTAATCGGCGTCGGAATGACCAAATTCGAGAAGCCGGGACGTCGGGATGGCTGGGACTACCCGGATATGGCCCGCGAGTCGGGAACCAAGGCTCTGCAGGACGCCGGAATTTCTTACGACTTGATCGAACAGGCCTTTGTCGGATACGTGTACGGCGAGTCGACTTCGGGCCAGCGTGCAGTTTACGAGTTGGGTTTGACCGGGATCCCGGTCGTCAATGTCAACAACAACTGCTCCACCGGTTCAACGGCCCTCTACTTGGCAGCCCAGTCCATCAAAGGTGGCTTGGCGCAGTGTGCGCTCGCACTCGGATTCGAGAAGATGCAGCCCGGATCGCTGGGGTCCACCTTCGACGACCGAGCGCACCCGATGGCCGCGCACATGGAGGCGATGGCGGAGATCTCCGAGGTGCTCTTTCCGCCCGCGCCGTGGATGTTCGGAGCTGCCGGGCGTGAGCACATGCAGCAGTATGGTTCCACCCCTGAGCATTTCGCCAAGATCGGCTACAAGAATCATCTGCACTCGGTGAACAACCCTTATGCGCAATTCCAGGAGTCCTACAGCCTCGAGGACATCCTCTCCGCGCGGATGATCTACGACCCCCTGACCAAGCTGCAGTGTTCACCGACGTCGGACGGGTCAGGTGCGGCGATCCTGGCCAGTGAAGAATTCGTGGACAAGCACGGCCTCGCCGAGCAGGCGGTGGAGATCGTCGGCCAGGCCATGACCACCGATTATCAGAATACGTTCGACGGCACATGCAAGGCGCTGATCGGATACCACATGAATGTTGCTGCTGCGCAGAGTGTTTACGAGCAATCGGCTCTCGGTCCCGAGGACTTCCAGGTGATCGAATTGCACGACTGCTTTTCGGCCAACGAACTGTTGCTGTACGAGGCGCTCGGTCTGTGCGCCGAGGGGGAGGCGGCCAAGCTGATCGACGTCGGCGACACCACGTACGGCGGCCGGTGGGTGGTCAACCCGTCCGGCGGGCTCATCTCCAAAGGTCATCCGCTGGGTGCAACAGGCTTGGCCCAGTGCGCCGAACTCACCTGGCAATTGCGCGGAGATGCCGACAAGCGCCAAGTCGACGGCGTCACCGCCGTGTTGCAGCACAACATCGGCCTCGGCGGCGCCGCCGTGGTCACCGCGTACCAGCGCGCCGAGCGCTGA
- a CDS encoding TetR/AcrR family transcriptional regulator, translating to MGVNATSRSPRRTQAQRSAEMRERLLDATVACLIEYGYAATTTARVVEKAGVTKGAQLHHFPSKEGLVIAAIDHLARQRAQAVIGKISRVRTSEDPASAVLEFLWESHQGPMFVATVELWVAARTNPALVHEIKRVEPLVTDTLAAAVAQLLPDHTHRKALRNAVFTAMDALHGIMLLAMVDQDPTVTRRRWDRACVDLRQIMAAALRNHPTA from the coding sequence ATGGGGGTCAATGCGACTTCCCGTTCCCCTCGACGCACCCAGGCTCAGCGCAGTGCCGAGATGCGAGAGCGGTTACTGGACGCCACGGTCGCCTGTCTCATCGAGTACGGCTATGCCGCGACGACGACTGCGCGTGTGGTGGAGAAGGCCGGTGTCACCAAAGGGGCTCAGCTGCATCACTTCCCCTCCAAAGAGGGGCTGGTGATCGCAGCCATCGATCATCTGGCCCGGCAGCGGGCACAGGCGGTGATTGGCAAGATCAGTCGTGTTCGGACCAGCGAAGATCCAGCCTCGGCTGTCTTGGAGTTTCTCTGGGAATCGCATCAGGGGCCGATGTTCGTTGCGACGGTCGAACTCTGGGTTGCTGCTCGCACCAACCCCGCTCTGGTGCACGAGATCAAGCGAGTTGAACCCCTCGTCACCGACACGCTGGCAGCGGCGGTCGCGCAACTGCTACCGGACCACACTCACCGGAAGGCGCTGCGTAACGCCGTGTTTACGGCCATGGATGCCCTGCATGGAATCATGCTGTTGGCCATGGTCGACCAGGATCCGACGGTCACTCGGCGCCGCTGGGATCGCGCCTGCGTCGACTTGCGCCAGATCATGGCCGCCGCCTTGAGAAATCACCCAACAGCCTAG
- a CDS encoding amidohydrolase family protein — protein sequence MRVITVEEHFHHPEVGPRVMDLSGPPPIDLDADFSTFWRNFTPDRELAEQLAGGRLEHMDAAGINIQVLSHGAMTPGSLDHPDATGLCRQVNDWLAEQISQYPTRFRGFATVPLYDPKAAADEMRRCIDELGFVGTLTQGTFAGLFLDDPRFEPVLAAAEELNSPLYVHPGIPPASVLRAYYSGNWPASVEFLLSSPAFGWHAEAGIHILRLILSGALDRHPGLKLLSGHWGEMVAGWLDRLDEAIGWGHYLDRPVSDYYRTQVWITPSGMYSHNQLKFFLAEVGADRIIHSEDFPYVVRTNVADFLLNADIADHEREAIAHRNAEALLRISPL from the coding sequence TTGCGAGTCATCACTGTCGAAGAACACTTCCATCATCCCGAGGTCGGTCCCCGGGTCATGGACTTGTCGGGTCCGCCGCCGATCGACCTTGACGCCGACTTCAGTACTTTCTGGCGCAACTTCACCCCTGATCGGGAGTTGGCGGAGCAGTTGGCCGGTGGCCGACTCGAGCACATGGACGCAGCGGGCATCAACATCCAGGTGCTATCCCATGGTGCAATGACCCCCGGAAGCCTCGATCACCCCGACGCCACCGGCCTCTGCCGCCAGGTCAACGACTGGCTGGCCGAACAGATCTCGCAGTATCCGACCCGGTTCCGAGGATTCGCCACCGTTCCGCTGTACGACCCAAAGGCCGCCGCCGACGAGATGCGCAGGTGCATCGATGAACTGGGCTTCGTCGGTACCTTGACGCAAGGCACTTTCGCCGGGCTTTTTCTGGACGACCCGCGATTCGAACCGGTGCTGGCGGCCGCCGAGGAACTGAATTCGCCGCTGTACGTCCACCCGGGTATCCCGCCGGCATCGGTGTTGCGTGCGTACTATTCCGGCAACTGGCCCGCGTCGGTGGAATTTCTGCTCTCGTCGCCGGCATTCGGGTGGCACGCCGAAGCCGGCATCCACATCCTGCGCCTGATTCTGTCCGGAGCCCTGGATCGCCATCCCGGTCTGAAGCTGTTGAGCGGCCATTGGGGCGAGATGGTCGCCGGCTGGCTGGACCGGCTCGACGAGGCGATCGGCTGGGGGCACTATCTCGATCGACCGGTCAGCGACTACTACCGCACGCAGGTGTGGATCACCCCGTCGGGGATGTACAGCCACAACCAACTCAAATTCTTCCTGGCCGAGGTCGGAGCCGACCGCATCATCCACTCAGAGGACTTTCCCTATGTCGTGCGCACCAATGTGGCGGATTTTCTGCTGAACGCGGACATCGCCGACCATGAACGTGAGGCCATCGCCCATCGGAATGCTGAAGCCCTGCTGAGGATCTCGCCGCTCTAG